In the genome of Botrytis cinerea B05.10 chromosome 13, complete sequence, one region contains:
- the Bctfb4 gene encoding Bctfb4, whose translation MDGIDGTDHFTGGVKGPSPSCLVIILDTNPHAWEILSSTLPLSKAIANLLVFVNAHLAVNNSNQVAIIASHCHRAVWLYPAPPSASEDTEMGGSTTHGPPDDANKYRQFALIENTLLNSVRSLIESTTEQEVSTTTTTQMAGALTLALSYINKQLTAYSDVSAADSKPTPSDITPSDSTTGLQSRILVLSVSGDLAHQYIPIMNTTFAAQRMRIPIDILKLAGDTVFLQQASDTTRGIYMHLKNPQGLLQYLMMAFLPDQTSRKDLIAPTQEVVDFRAACFCHRKVVDVGFVCSICLSIFCSPPEGAICLTCSTHLSLGNYGAKPAVVPRKKKKKRKINGTGAETGSARGTPAPGE comes from the exons ATGGATGGTATAGATGGCACAGATCATTTCACAGGAGGCGTCAAAG GTCCTTCTCCTTCATGCCTCGTCATTATCTTAGACACAAATCCTCACGCGTGGGAAATCCTCTCATCTACTCTTCCTCTCTCGAAAGCGATTGCCAATCTCCTCGTCTTCGTAAATGCCCATCTCGCTGTCAACAATTCCAATCAAGTAGCCATAATAGCTAGCCACTGTCATCGTGCAGTATGGCTTTACCCAGCGCCGCCTTCTGCGTCTGAAGATACAGAAATGGGTGGCTCGACTACTCATGGCCCGCCGGATGATGCAAACAAATATAGACAATTTGCACTCATCGAAAATACCCTCCTTAACTCTGTACGAAGCCTAATAGAAAGTACAACCGAGCAAGAAGTGTCTACTACAACCACCACCCAAATGGCCGGCGCCCTCACCCTAGCCCTCTCATACATAAACAAACAACTCACAGCCTACAGCGATGTCTCAGCTGCTGACTCTAAACCCACTCCCTCCGATATCACCCCCTCCGATTCTACCACCGGGTTGCAGTCGCGAATTCTCGTTCTATCAGTGTCCGGCGATCTCGCACACCAATACATTCCAATAATGAATACCACATTCGCAGCACAGCGCATGCGGATTCCAATCGATATATTGAAACTCGCGGGCGACACCGTATTTTTACAACAAGCTAGTGATACTACTAGAGGAATATATATGCATTTGAAAAATCCACAAGGATTGTTACAATATTTAATGATGGCATTCTTGCCCGATCAAACAAGTCGAAAGGATTTAATAGCACCAACGCAGGAAGTGGTAGATTTTAGAGCTGCGTGCTTTTGTCATAGAAAAGTAGTGGATGTGGGTTTTGTGTGCAGTATATGTTTAAGCA TATTCTGCTCGCCCCCCGAAGGTGCCATCTGCTTAACCTGTTCCACGCACCTCTCCCTCGGGAACTACGGTGCCAAACCTGCCGTTGTCCCGcgcaaaaagaagaagaagcgcaAGATAAATGGTACGGGTGCGGAAACGGGTAGTGCTAGGGGTACTCCTGCGCCTGGAGAGTAA